DNA from Gemmatimonadota bacterium:
ACGCTCAAGCGCACCGCGGGCGAGGGCGGGCTGCGCACGATCAACCCGGTCACCGGCTCCGAGGACTTCCCCGTCTTCACCAAGGAGATCCCGGGGATCTTCTACTTCCTCGGTGTGGCGCCCAAGGGGGCCGACCTGGCCAAGCAACCGGCCAACCACTCGCCGCTCTTCTTTGCCGATGAAGGCGCACTCCCCACCGGGGTGCGCTCGCTGGCCAACCTGGCGGTGGACTACCTCAAGAGCGGCGGGTTGAAGGCGAGCAGCGTGCAGTAGCGTTGCGGCTGGCGAAGCAGGCGATGATCAACGCGGCGCCGGTGGTGTGGCACTCCCCACCGGCGTCGTCGGCGCCCGGTACGTCTCGCGCCCTCCCATCACGGTGAGGACTGGTTTCGAGGTGAGCAACGCGGTCGGCTCCACGCCGAAGATCTCGTGCGAAAGCACGACGAAGTCGGCGAGCATGCCAGCGCGTAAAATGCCCAGTTCCTGCTCGCGGAAGGCCGAGTAGGCCGAGCCGGCCGTGTAGTGCCGCAGCGCCGCGTCCAGCGAGATGCGATGCTGCGGGAGCCACCCACCGGCTGGCGTGCCATCCGGGTTCGTGCGCGTCACCGCGATCCACGTGCCTAACAATGGGTCGATCGGGAAGACCGGGTAGTCGCTCCCGAAGGCCTGCATCGCCCCGGCATCGTCAAGCGCCTTGAACGGCATCGCGTGCGGTTCGCGCGCCGGCCCCAGCAAGGGGACGTAGTTCTGCAGCGTGGTCTTGTCGGGGGTGGCGAAGATCGCCTGCGTCGAGGCAATGACGCCCAGCGCCCCGAAGCGCGGGATGTCGCTCGGGTCGGGGACCTCGAGGTGCTCCACGCGGTGGCGCCGGTCGCGGGGGCCGTTGCGTCTGGCGGCCTCCTCGAAGGCGTCGAGCGCCATCCGGATGGCCCGGTCGCCGATGGCGTGCAGCTCGACCTGGAGCCCGGCGCTGTCGTAGCGCGCCACCGTCGTATTGAGCTCGGCGGCGGTCCAGCGCGGCAGCCCCGAGCCATCGCCGATGGCGTACGGCGCCAGCATCGCCGCCGTCCCTGCGTCCACGGTCCCGTCCAGCATCCCCTTGGCGATCCCGGTGCGCAGGTAGGGCCCCGACCAGCGCGCGCCTAACGCCTTCCAGGCCTTGAGCGCCGAGTCGGATGCCGTGCGCTCGAACGGGAGCGCGATGCGCCAGCGCACCAGCAGCGAATCCTCGGCGAGCGCCCGCTCGAAGGCCCGCTGCTCGGTGCTGTCGATGGCGTTGGCCAGCTGCAACGAGGTGAGCCCCAGCGCCGCGACGCGGTGCATCTCGTAGCGCATCGCCGCGTACACTTCCTCGGCCGTGGGATCGGGGAGGTGTCGGCGCACCAGGGCGTTGGCCGTCTCCTGCAACAGCCCTGTTGGGGCGCCGTTGGCATCGCGGATGATCGCCCCGCCCGCCGGCTCCGGCGTTTCCATCCCCACCCCGGCGAGCGAGAGCGCCCGCTGGTTGGCCAGCGTCTGGTGCCCGTCACGATCGGTGAGCAGCACGGCGCGGTCGGGGAAGGCGCCGTCGAGGTAGCGCCGGTGCGCGGTATTCTGCGGGAACATGTCGGGCGTCCACCCGCGTCCGGTGATCCACGCATCCGCCGGCAGGTCCTTCGCAAAGGCCTGCAGCCGCGCCACGATCTCGGCGGGGTCCTTGGCGTTCACGAGGTCGGCGCTGCGACGCGTGGGGAGGTGCATGTGCGCATCGTGGAAGCCCGGTATGACGCGCTGTCCCCCGAGATCCTCGAGCCGCGTCGTGCTCCCGGCCAGCGCGCGCACCGAGGAATCGCTCCCGATGGCGACGATACGATCGCCACGGATGGCGAGCGCGGTCGCCTGCGGCAGCGTCGAGTCCCCGGTCCAGATGCGGGCGTTGTAGAAGATGCGCTCGGGGGGCGGCGCCCCCTCCTGCCCGCAGGCCGCCAGGGCGAGCATGGCGAGGGTCCCTCGCGCGACGCGCGCGCACTGCTGTCGTGACATCGGGCCGGCGCCGCTCATCGCAATGCTCCGCCAGCCGCAACCCAGGCGTCGTATCGTTGGCGCAACACCGTCATCGGCATCGACCCGCCATCCAGCAGGAAAGCATGCCACTGCTTGATGTCGAACCGGCTCCCCAGCTTCTTCTTCGCATCCTCACGCAGCACCAGGAGCTCGCGCGCTCCCATCTTGTAGGCGAGCGCCTGTCCCGGCAGGTCGACCGAGTAGCGCAACGTCTCGGTGTCGAGCTGCAGGTCGCTCTCCAGCGTGTTCTCCTTCATGAAGGCGATGGCCCGTTCGCGGGGCCAGCCGAGGGCGTTCATCCCGGTGTCGACCACCAGCCGGCACGAGATGAACATGTCCATCATGAGGCGACCGTAGCGATCGTACGGATCGGAGTAGAGCCCCATCTCCCCCGCGAGCGCCGACGCATAGTCGCCCCACCCTTCCGTGAAGGCGGTGTAGCCCCCCTCGCGCCGGAACTGCGGCAGCGCACCGTTCTCCCGCTGGATGGCGACCTGAAAGTGGTGCCCGGGGATGAGTTCGTGGAAGACGAGCGCCGCCCCCTGCAACATGCTGCGCTGCGGCAAGTTGGAGCCGTTGAAGAAGTAGTGCCCCATCGAGTCCTGCACCGAGGGCTCCTGGTAGAAGCCGAAGGTCATCGCCCCCTCGAGGCGCGGGTCGAGGCGCCGCACGTCGCCCTGCGCGCGCGGGAGCTTGGTGAAGTAGTCACCCACCCGCGGGCGAATGCGCGCATCGTGATACATCAGCTTCTCGCCAAACTCCTCGGGGGTCTTGGCATAGAAGCGGGCGTCCTTGCGCAACGAGTCATGGAACTGGGCCTTGGTCCCCGTGAAGCCGAGTTCCGCGCGCACCCTCGCCATGGCGCTGTCGATGCGCGCCACCTCGGCGAGCCCGATGCGGTGCACCGCGTCGGGGGTCACGTCCATCGTGGTGTGCTGCCGCACCAGATGACGATAGAAGGCGTCGCCACCGGGGTACTGTCCGAGCCCCACCTTGTCCGACGTCTCCGCGCGATACGGGCCGTCCAGGTAGGCGGCGAGCCGCTCCAGCGCCGGGTTCACGCGCGTCGTGATGCGCGCGCCTAACGCGCGACGAAACTCGTCACGCTGCGCCGGCGACACGGCGGCCAGTCGCCCCTCGGCCACACTGAACGGGCTCTGCTCCGGCGGCTGGGCGAAGCCGCGTACGAAGGGGATGACGAGTCGCAGCTCTTCCTTGGGAAGGAGGAGCTTGCGCGTCCGTCGCGCCTCGAGCCCGCCGCGAATGGTGTCGGCCATGGCCGCCGCCTCGTCGACCAGCGCCAGATAGTGCGCGAGGTCGGCCGCCGTGGTCAACTGCTGCGACGCGAGCAGCCGCGGGACCGTGCCGAGCGGCGAGGCGTACGGCGTGATGGACGAGAAGGTGAGCCAGTGGAAGCGCGCGGCCTCGATGACCTGCACCAGTTCCCAGCGCAGCATGCGCGAGGTGCTCCACTCGTCAGGCGACAGCTCGGCGGGGACGAGCAGGTCGATGGTGCGCACCACCCCGCGCGCGCGCGCCGCGTCGCGCTCGACGCGTGCGAACGAGAGGTCAGGGAGGTGCTCCACGCGCAGCCCCGAACGGGCGCGCAGCATCGGATCCTCCTCGACCATGCGCCGCTCATGCTCGGCGACGAGTCGGGCGAGGGTGCGGGCGCTCGCCGTCGAGTCGACGGGGGCGGCGGCGGCGAGGAAGGCGAGGGCAAACGGGGCGAGGGAGATCATGCGGAAAGCTTACGTCATTCCGGCCCCGTTCGCACGTCGCCGCACCCACGACCATCCCCCCAACGAGGTGGGCCCCTGGCGACCGAACGCCCCGCCCTTTCGTTAGGCGACGACGATCAGGTGGGTGTCACCGTCCCTCGGTCTCGCAGCAAGGGTATCCGCTCGCGGTCGTTCACCGTGCGTAGTGGCGACGGCGAACGCTGCGACACCCGATCCACTTCGGCGGCGATGGCGTCGATCGCCTGCTCGATGCGGTCGAGGCGAACCTCGGATGGCGTGAGCGCACTCCGGTCGACCGGGCGGCCGGCGATCCACCCCGCGCTCCGCCAGGTCCGGGCCAGTGGCGCGTCGCCCGGAATGAGCTGCGCGTGCCCGCACGTGGGGCAGCAGTCGCGCCGCATGCTGTATCGCCAGACCGCGTAGACGATCCCCGGAATCACGAACGGGACGGCAAGCGCGAGTGCGACCCACGGGCTCCCCGGGGGAACCTTGAGCGGGGCGCTGGTCTCGGATCCGCACTGGGTGCAGAGCAATCGAGTAGGCTGCATGAGGGAGGCGGCGAGGGGGGGGACGGTGCGTTGCCGAATCATACGCGACCGCCATACGTAGTTGGCAAGCCCACGCCGCAAAGGCGCGCCACACCGTCGCGTCGCGAAGTCGCGCACCGGACGGGCGCCCCCTTGCTCCGCGAGGTGCGCCGTCGCACGATGCGCCCAGTGTTTCGCCGCACGCCTCCCGCTACCCCACCATGACCTTCCGCCCCCACGTCACCGACCTCGCCCTCGCCCGACGCCTCGAACGGGCGGAGGGATCGGCCAACGCCGCCTTCGTGGAGTCGCGCGCCCTGCACGCGCCGGCGTTAGGCGCCACCTGGAGCGAGGTGGGTGGGACCTATGCCATGTTCGACGGCGTCGGCTCCCCCCTCACGCAGACCTTCGGGCTCGGGCTCTTTGCCGCGCCCAGCGCCGACGACCTGCAGGCGCTCGAGGACTTCTTTCGCGCACGCGGCGCCGAGGTCTTTCACGAGGTGAGCCCGCTGGCCGACCCCGCGCTCCTCCCCCTCCTGTCGGGGCGCGGCTACCACCCCATCGAGCTCACGACGGTGTTGCGCCTCCCGCTCGACGATGCATCGCCGCCGGCCGTCTCCGCGCGCCCGCCCGTCGCCGGCCTTACCACGCGCCGCATCGACAGCGGCGAGCTCTCCGCCTGGGCCGAAGGCTCGGCGCGCGGATGGGGGGAATACCCGGAACTCGCCGCCTTCATGCGCGACTTCGGAACGGTGACTGGCAGCAGCCGCGGCGTCTCGTGCTTCGTGGCCGAGCTCGAGGGGGAAATCATCGCCACCGGGGCGATGGCGATACACGGCGGCGTGGCCCTGCTCGCAGGGGCAAGTACGATCCCCGCGTGGCGCGGGCGCGGGGCGCAGGGGGCGCTGCTCGCCGCGCGCCTCGCCTATGCGCGAGCCGAGGGGTGCGACCTCGCGATGATGGGGGCGGCCCCGGGAAGCACCTCGCAGGCCAACGCAGAGCGACAAGGGTTCCGCATCGCCTACACGCGCATCAAGTGGCAGCTGGCGGCGTAAGCGAGCCGCGACCGATGCCCGACGTGCCACGCCTCATCGCCGTGGCGGGGGCTCAGCGCCCCCACGCGTCCGGCACGTCGGCGCCGGGATTGTTCGTCAGCCGCATTGCTCCCGACCCGTCGGCATTCATCACGTAGATCTCGTCGTTGCCGTCGCGATCGGTGGCAAAGGCGATCTGGCGGCCATCGGGCGACCAGACCGGATAGCGATCGCTGGACGCGTGCGTGGTCAGGAGGCGCAACCCGGTGCCGTCGGCATTGACGATGTAGATGCCGGCGGTGCGATCGCGATAGGCGTGAAAGGCCAGGCGCGACCCATCGGGTGACCAAGCCACCCTCGGCCCTTTCTCCGTCCCGTCCGAGGTCAGTCGGAGTGCCTCGCTGCCGTCGGCCCTCATGATGAAGAGCTCGCGCGCGACGCCGCGTGCCGAGAAGAAGGCGATGTGCGCTCCATCCGGCGACCAGGCCCCACCGACGTCGTCACCCAGGTTGAAGGTGAGGCGCGTCTGCCCCGTCCCGTCGGCGCGCATCACGTACAGCTCGAAGTTGCCGTCCCGCGACGAGGTGAAGAGGACCTTCGAGCCGTCGGGCGACCAGCGCGGGAAGCCGTTGGCCCCGCCAGCGTTGGTCAGCTGCAACGCCGGACGTCCATTGGTCGCGGTGACAAACACCTGGTACGTCCCGGTGCGGTTCGACATGAAGGCGATGTCGAAGCCGTCGGGGGAGTAGTCGCCGTGCTGGTTGACGGCGCTGCGCGCGGTGAGCGGACGGGCGCCGCTGCCATCGGCATGCATCACGTACAGGTCCGCCGCCCCGCCGCGGACCGACGAGAAGAGGATCTGGTTCCCCACGCGCGGTGCCGGCCCTCCGGACGAAAGGGCGTCGCCGCCGCACGCCGAGGCACACAGCACCAGGGCGAACGGAACCAGCGACACACGACGACCTGACGTTGCGCCTGAGGGGGTGACGCGCACCACGGGATCCTGTGATTCGAGGGGGAGGAGCCACCCTCCCCTCCTGAGTTGACCGGGACGAGGCGGGCGCCGCCTACAATACTGCTGCCACTGGGCGTCGAGGAAGGCCGGGACGGCGGCCAATCCCGCTTTCCGCACCACGCCCCCCTCCCGATACCGACGAGGACCGTTCCGTCCCCGACGAGCGCGCCCCCTCAGACGTCCAGGTTCTCCTCGAGCAGCCGCTCCACGATGACGACGTCACGCCAGACGCCGTCGAGCTTCCCGTGACGCTCGTACACCCCGACCTCGCGAAAGCCGTGGCGGGCGCACAGTGCCAGCGATGCGGCGTTCTCGGGAAAGGCGCGCGAGACGAGCTTGCTCAGGCCGGCCGCGGTGCAGGCGGAGATGAAGGCCCCCATGAGGGCGTTGCCGACGCCGCGCCCGCGGGCCACCTCGGCCACATACACCGAGAACTCCGCGATGCTCGCGTAGCAGGGGCGCAGGCGATAGTCGCTGGCTCGTACCCACCCCAGCACCTCCTTCCCGGCGTACACGCTGTCGGCGTTAGGCGCCACCGCCACGAGGAACGGATGGCGCGCCGCGTTGGAGGCAGCGAACCACGACACCACGTCGTCGGCCGAACGTTCGGTCGTTTCGAAGGTCGCGCGGCGCCCGCGAATTCCTTCGTTGTAGATGGCAGCGACCTGAGCGGCGTCGCTGACGGTGGCCGGGCGGATCGTAATCGGGAGGCGTGGTGACATATGCTCGAGTGCGTTACCGACACTATCGGTCACATCACCCGTCTTGCGCCACCCCCAGGTCGCACGTCGAGCCGTCTCCCGCGCCGTCGCCGGCGCGCCGGCGCCCGTGCGCCGAGCCGGAGCCGTCGACCAGTCGTGAGAGGGCTTGTAGCTTGCCTCCGGTCCCCCGGCGATTCGCCCGTTCCGCGCCACGCCCATGACCCTCCCCGCACGCGCCCTCCGTTCCGCCCACGTGCTCGTGGGCATCCTGCTCGCCTGCACATCGCTGGGCGCGAGGACGGCGCGTGCACAGGTAGCACCAGCCGCGCACGGCACCAAGTCGGCCGCCGATGCCGACATTGCCTTCGTGCAGGGGATGATCGCGCACCACGCGCAGGCCGTGGAGATGTCGGCGCTCATCGCCGAGCGCACCACGCGCCCCGAGCTGCGGGCCCTTGGCGAACGCATCTCGGTCTCGCAGAAGGACGAGATCGCGATGATGCAGCAGTGGCTGCACGAACACGGCGCCGCCATCCCCGACTCCGCCGGAGGTCATGCGCAGCACAGCGGGCACGGCGTGTTGATGCCGGGGATGCTCTCCGCCGAGGAGATGCAGGCGCTGGCCGCCTCGAGCGGCCCGGCCTTCGATCGCCTCTTCCTGGCGGGGATGATCAAGCACCACCAGGGGGCGCTGACGATGGTGGGGGAGTTGCTTCGCGTCCCGGGAGCAGCCCGCCAGCCGCAACTGTACGAGTTCGCCGCCGACATCGACGCCGACCAGCGCGCCGAAATCGCGCGCATGCGCGCACTCCTGGCCCGACTCCCGGCACCATAGCGGCGCCCTCGCACCGCCCTGTCGACGCCGGCCGCGCCGAGCGCCCCCGCACGCGGTCGCCGCCCGTCCTTCCTACGCGCTGAACAGCAGGCAGACCGGAGCCGGCACGCTCGCCTCGGCGCCGGTGCGCGTCAGGTGCCCGGTCCTCGCGTCGATGGTGAACGAGGTGATCGAATCCGAGCGCTGGTGCGCGACCAGCAGGAGGTGGCCGGCAGGATCGATGGCGAAGTTGCGAGGCCAGTGGCCACCGGTGGCGACCGACTGCACGAGGGCGAGTCGCCCGGTGCCAGGAGCGACGGAAAACACGGCGATGGTGTTGTCGCCGCGATTGGAGAGATAGACGAATCGCCCCGTTGGGTGCACGTGCAGGTCGGCCGGGAAGTTGTCCCCTGCGGCCCCCGCCGGTCGTGTCGACAGCACCTGTTGCAGCACCAGGCTCCCCGAGGCGCTCCCATACCGGAACGCCGCCAGCGTCGAGTCGAGTTCGTTGGCGACGTACACCGTGCCTCCGTCAGGCGCAAA
Protein-coding regions in this window:
- a CDS encoding amidohydrolase gives rise to the protein MSGAGPMSRQQCARVARGTLAMLALAACGQEGAPPPERIFYNARIWTGDSTLPQATALAIRGDRIVAIGSDSSVRALAGSTTRLEDLGGQRVIPGFHDAHMHLPTRRSADLVNAKDPAEIVARLQAFAKDLPADAWITGRGWTPDMFPQNTAHRRYLDGAFPDRAVLLTDRDGHQTLANQRALSLAGVGMETPEPAGGAIIRDANGAPTGLLQETANALVRRHLPDPTAEEVYAAMRYEMHRVAALGLTSLQLANAIDSTEQRAFERALAEDSLLVRWRIALPFERTASDSALKAWKALGARWSGPYLRTGIAKGMLDGTVDAGTAAMLAPYAIGDGSGLPRWTAAELNTTVARYDSAGLQVELHAIGDRAIRMALDAFEEAARRNGPRDRRHRVEHLEVPDPSDIPRFGALGVIASTQAIFATPDKTTLQNYVPLLGPAREPHAMPFKALDDAGAMQAFGSDYPVFPIDPLLGTWIAVTRTNPDGTPAGGWLPQHRISLDAALRHYTAGSAYSAFREQELGILRAGMLADFVVLSHEIFGVEPTALLTSKPVLTVMGGRETYRAPTTPVGSATPPAPR
- a CDS encoding DUF885 domain-containing protein encodes the protein MISLAPFALAFLAAAAPVDSTASARTLARLVAEHERRMVEEDPMLRARSGLRVEHLPDLSFARVERDAARARGVVRTIDLLVPAELSPDEWSTSRMLRWELVQVIEAARFHWLTFSSITPYASPLGTVPRLLASQQLTTAADLAHYLALVDEAAAMADTIRGGLEARRTRKLLLPKEELRLVIPFVRGFAQPPEQSPFSVAEGRLAAVSPAQRDEFRRALGARITTRVNPALERLAAYLDGPYRAETSDKVGLGQYPGGDAFYRHLVRQHTTMDVTPDAVHRIGLAEVARIDSAMARVRAELGFTGTKAQFHDSLRKDARFYAKTPEEFGEKLMYHDARIRPRVGDYFTKLPRAQGDVRRLDPRLEGAMTFGFYQEPSVQDSMGHYFFNGSNLPQRSMLQGAALVFHELIPGHHFQVAIQRENGALPQFRREGGYTAFTEGWGDYASALAGEMGLYSDPYDRYGRLMMDMFISCRLVVDTGMNALGWPRERAIAFMKENTLESDLQLDTETLRYSVDLPGQALAYKMGARELLVLREDAKKKLGSRFDIKQWHAFLLDGGSMPMTVLRQRYDAWVAAGGALR
- a CDS encoding GNAT family N-acetyltransferase, with the protein product MTFRPHVTDLALARRLERAEGSANAAFVESRALHAPALGATWSEVGGTYAMFDGVGSPLTQTFGLGLFAAPSADDLQALEDFFRARGAEVFHEVSPLADPALLPLLSGRGYHPIELTTVLRLPLDDASPPAVSARPPVAGLTTRRIDSGELSAWAEGSARGWGEYPELAAFMRDFGTVTGSSRGVSCFVAELEGEIIATGAMAIHGGVALLAGASTIPAWRGRGAQGALLAARLAYARAEGCDLAMMGAAPGSTSQANAERQGFRIAYTRIKWQLAA
- a CDS encoding PD40 domain-containing protein is translated as MSLVPFALVLCASACGGDALSSGGPAPRVGNQILFSSVRGGAADLYVMHADGSGARPLTARSAVNQHGDYSPDGFDIAFMSNRTGTYQVFVTATNGRPALQLTNAGGANGFPRWSPDGSKVLFTSSRDGNFELYVMRADGTGQTRLTFNLGDDVGGAWSPDGAHIAFFSARGVARELFIMRADGSEALRLTSDGTEKGPRVAWSPDGSRLAFHAYRDRTAGIYIVNADGTGLRLLTTHASSDRYPVWSPDGRQIAFATDRDGNDEIYVMNADGSGAMRLTNNPGADVPDAWGR
- a CDS encoding N-acetyltransferase translates to MSPRLPITIRPATVSDAAQVAAIYNEGIRGRRATFETTERSADDVVSWFAASNAARHPFLVAVAPNADSVYAGKEVLGWVRASDYRLRPCYASIAEFSVYVAEVARGRGVGNALMGAFISACTAAGLSKLVSRAFPENAASLALCARHGFREVGVYERHGKLDGVWRDVVIVERLLEENLDV
- a CDS encoding DUF305 domain-containing protein, whose translation is MTLPARALRSAHVLVGILLACTSLGARTARAQVAPAAHGTKSAADADIAFVQGMIAHHAQAVEMSALIAERTTRPELRALGERISVSQKDEIAMMQQWLHEHGAAIPDSAGGHAQHSGHGVLMPGMLSAEEMQALAASSGPAFDRLFLAGMIKHHQGALTMVGELLRVPGAARQPQLYEFAADIDADQRAEIARMRALLARLPAP